From one Ahaetulla prasina isolate Xishuangbanna chromosome 18, ASM2864084v1, whole genome shotgun sequence genomic stretch:
- the LOC131187124 gene encoding platelet glycoprotein 4-like isoform X2 gives MGCKPNCGLLTVATVGAVLAIFGGILIPVGNYFVDQKIKKEVVIENGTIAYENWIIPGSPIFRQFWVFDVQNPEEVMENGSAPILKQKGPYTYKMRYIPKENITKHEDATLSYLQPNIVLFQPHMSVGPENDTFTTVNLAIVAAPALYKSEFLQTLMNIWMKSSKSNFLQTRTVKEILWGYEDPFLKKIPIVKMDTVVGVFYPYNETFDGPYRIYSGKNDINKKGTIITFNNSRTLQYRTSYCSMVNGTDATSFHPFVKKSEQLYFFSSDVCRSTFARFNRDLTVKDIPLYRFSIPGSILASPATNPDNTCFCSDREATNNCTLKGFLDITSCKKGKPVHISLPHFLHASPSVFKYVKGMQPNAEEHTTFLDVEPITGFTLAFAKRLQVNLLVKPNLKITALKNVKHLFYFPILWLNETAIISDEKAEFFRSKVTNKIKLLILLQLALMIVGSLTFLGFLFAFFICKGKNPK, from the exons ATGGGGTGTAAACCAAATTGTGGCTTGCTGACAGTCGCAACCGTTGGGGCAGTGCTCGCCATCTTTGGAGGAATCCTGATCCCAGTTGGAAATTACTTCGttgaccaaaaaataaaaaag GAAGTTGTCATCGAAAATGGTACAATTGCTTACGAGAACTGGATTATTCCGGGAAGTCCCATTTTCCGACAGTTTTGGGTTTTTGATGTCCAGAACCCAGAGGAGGTGATGGAGAACGGTTCGGCTCCGATACTTAAGCAGAAAGGACCGTACACTTACAA GATGCGCTATATTCCCAAAGAAAACATCACTAAACATGAAGATGCCACTCTGTCTTACCTCCAGCCGAATATCGTCCTTTTTCAACCTCATATGTCGGTTGGGCCGGAAAACGACACTTTCACGACCGTCAATCTTGCTATCGTG GCTGCACCGGCGTTGTATAAAAGCGAATTTCTTCAAACCTTGATGAATATCTGGATGAAATCGTCAAAATCAAATTTCCTCCAAACTAGGACTGTGAAAGAAATACTTTGGGGCTATGAAGATCCTTTCTTGAAAAAAatccccattgtaaaaatggaTACAGTTGTTGGAGTGTTCTACCCT TACAATGAAACCTTTGATGGCCCTTACCGGATTTATAGTGGCAAAAATGATATAAACAAGAAAGGAACGATCATCACTTTTAATAATAGCAG gACCCTCCAATATCGGACAAGTTATTGTAGCATGGTGAACGGCACTG ATGCGACGTCGTTCCACCCTTTTGTCAAAAAGAGCGAACAGCTCTATTTCTTTTCCTCGGATGTGTGCAG GTCCACCTTTGCAAGATTCAATCGGGATCTGACCGTGAAGGACATCCCACTCTATCGCTTCAGTATCCCTGGTTCAATTTTGGCTTCCCCTGCCACCAATCCCGACAATACGTGTTTCTGCTCCGATCGGGAGGCAACCAATAACTGCACCTTGAAAGGGTTCCTGGATATCACCAGCTGCAAAAAAG GGAAGCCAGTCCACATCTCGTTGCCTCATTTCCTGCACGCAAGTCCGAGCGTATTTAAATATGTGAAGGGGATGCAGCCCAACGCCGAAGAGCATACCACCTTTCTGGACGTGGAACCG aTTACGGGATTTACCTTGGCCTTTGCCAAAAGGCTGCAGGTGAATTTATTGGTGAAACCCAATCTAAAAATCAC CGCGCTAAAAAACGTCAAACATCTCTTTTACTTTCCTATTTTGTGGCTGAATGAG ACGGCTATTATCAGTGATGAGAAAGCAGAATTTTTCCGATCGAAAGTGACCAACAAGATCAAGTTGCTGATCCTCCTCCAATTGGCGCTAATGATCGTCGGGTCTCTGACCTTTCTGGGATTCCTATTCGCTTTTTTCATTTGCAAAGGGAAGAACCCAAAATGA
- the LOC131187124 gene encoding platelet glycoprotein 4-like isoform X1 codes for MRYIPKENITKHEDATLSYLQPNIVLFQPHMSVGPENDTFTTVNLAIVAAPALYKSEFLQTLMNIWMKSSKSNFLQTRTVKEILWGYEDPFLKKIPIVKMDTVVGVFYPYNETFDGPYRIYSGKNDINKKGTIITFNNSRTLQYRTSYCSMVNGTDATSFHPFVKKSEQLYFFSSDVCRSTFARFNRDLTVKDIPLYRFSIPGSILASPATNPDNTCFCSDREATNNCTLKGFLDITSCKKGKPVHISLPHFLHASPSVFKYVKGMQPNAEEHTTFLDVEPITGFTLAFAKRLQVNLLVKPNLKITALKNVKHLFYFPILWLNETAIISDEKAEFFRSKVTNKIKLLILLQLALMIVGSLTFLGFLFAFFICKGKNPK; via the exons ATGCGCTATATTCCCAAAGAAAACATCACTAAACATGAAGATGCCACTCTGTCTTACCTCCAGCCGAATATCGTCCTTTTTCAACCTCATATGTCGGTTGGGCCGGAAAACGACACTTTCACGACCGTCAATCTTGCTATCGTG GCTGCACCGGCGTTGTATAAAAGCGAATTTCTTCAAACCTTGATGAATATCTGGATGAAATCGTCAAAATCAAATTTCCTCCAAACTAGGACTGTGAAAGAAATACTTTGGGGCTATGAAGATCCTTTCTTGAAAAAAatccccattgtaaaaatggaTACAGTTGTTGGAGTGTTCTACCCT TACAATGAAACCTTTGATGGCCCTTACCGGATTTATAGTGGCAAAAATGATATAAACAAGAAAGGAACGATCATCACTTTTAATAATAGCAG gACCCTCCAATATCGGACAAGTTATTGTAGCATGGTGAACGGCACTG ATGCGACGTCGTTCCACCCTTTTGTCAAAAAGAGCGAACAGCTCTATTTCTTTTCCTCGGATGTGTGCAG GTCCACCTTTGCAAGATTCAATCGGGATCTGACCGTGAAGGACATCCCACTCTATCGCTTCAGTATCCCTGGTTCAATTTTGGCTTCCCCTGCCACCAATCCCGACAATACGTGTTTCTGCTCCGATCGGGAGGCAACCAATAACTGCACCTTGAAAGGGTTCCTGGATATCACCAGCTGCAAAAAAG GGAAGCCAGTCCACATCTCGTTGCCTCATTTCCTGCACGCAAGTCCGAGCGTATTTAAATATGTGAAGGGGATGCAGCCCAACGCCGAAGAGCATACCACCTTTCTGGACGTGGAACCG aTTACGGGATTTACCTTGGCCTTTGCCAAAAGGCTGCAGGTGAATTTATTGGTGAAACCCAATCTAAAAATCAC CGCGCTAAAAAACGTCAAACATCTCTTTTACTTTCCTATTTTGTGGCTGAATGAG ACGGCTATTATCAGTGATGAGAAAGCAGAATTTTTCCGATCGAAAGTGACCAACAAGATCAAGTTGCTGATCCTCCTCCAATTGGCGCTAATGATCGTCGGGTCTCTGACCTTTCTGGGATTCCTATTCGCTTTTTTCATTTGCAAAGGGAAGAACCCAAAATGA